A single Candidatus Abyssobacteria bacterium SURF_5 DNA region contains:
- a CDS encoding PAS domain S-box protein, whose protein sequence is MPSKESEELRAEIQKLRNRIAELEAERERLKEAAGSVDEIEIVKLALRNTPVVVFTHDKQLRYNRVYTFHPDLPPEAMLGKTDADLFPPEQARHIMEIKRRVLETGIEAHEETSVTIAGANYFYYKDAFPIRDRNGDITGLACACLNITELRRAEEALRESEERCRRLSERVGEGPAKTEEMRRRAGRNRRG, encoded by the coding sequence ATGCCGTCGAAAGAATCAGAGGAACTGCGGGCGGAAATTCAGAAATTGCGCAATCGAATAGCCGAACTCGAGGCGGAAAGAGAACGGCTCAAGGAAGCCGCCGGTTCCGTTGATGAGATTGAAATCGTGAAGCTGGCGCTCAGGAACACTCCGGTCGTCGTCTTCACGCATGACAAACAGCTCCGGTACAACCGCGTCTATACTTTCCATCCGGATTTACCTCCGGAAGCGATGCTGGGGAAGACGGACGCTGATCTGTTTCCGCCAGAGCAGGCGCGTCACATCATGGAGATCAAGCGCCGGGTCCTGGAGACGGGGATCGAAGCCCATGAGGAAACAAGCGTCACTATCGCGGGTGCGAACTATTTCTATTACAAAGACGCTTTCCCTATTCGCGACCGTAACGGCGATATTACCGGCCTCGCCTGCGCCTGCCTGAATATCACCGAGCTCAGGCGAGCGGAAGAGGCACTGCGCGAGAGCGAAGAACGATGCCGGCGCCTCTCTGAAAGGGTGGGGGAAGGGCCGGCGAAGACAGAGGAGATGCGAAGACGGGCGGGACGAAACCGAAGAGGATAG